In Felis catus isolate Fca126 chromosome A3, F.catus_Fca126_mat1.0, whole genome shotgun sequence, a single genomic region encodes these proteins:
- the CA3H20orf27 gene encoding UPF0687 protein C20orf27 homolog, with amino-acid sequence MAAANKGNKPRVRSIRFAAGHDAEGSQSHVHFDEKLHDSVVMVTQESDSSFLVKVGFLKILHRYEITFTLPPVHRLSKDVREAPVPSLHLKLLSVMPIPEGYSVKCEYSAHKEGVLKEEMLLACEGGTGTYVRVTVQARVMDRHHGTPMLLDGVKCVGAELEYDSEHSDWHGFD; translated from the exons ATGGCTGCAGCCAACAAGG GCAACAAGCCCAGAGTCCGGAGTATCCGCTTTGCGGCAGGCCATGATGCAGAAGGTTCCCAGAGCCATGTACACTTTGATGAGAAGCTGCATGACTCCGTGGTCATGGTCACCCAGGAGAGCGACAGCAGCTTTCTGGTCAAG GTTGGCTTCCTGAAGATCTTGCACAGGTATGAGATTACCTTCACTCTGCCCCCGGTGCACAGGCTGAGCAAGGACGTCCGAGAAGCACCTGTCCCTAGCCTACACCTCAAGCTCCTCAGCGTCATGCCCATCCCGGAAG GTTACAGCGTCAAGTGTGAATACTCGGCACACAAAGAGGGAGTCCTCAAGGAGGAGATGCTGCTAGCCTGTGAAGGTGGCACCGGCACCTATGTGCGAGTGACAGTGCAAGCGCGAGTCATGG ACCGACACCATGGCACACCCATGCTGCTTGATGGGGTCAAGTGCGTGGGTGCCGAGCTAGAATACGACTCAGAGCACAGCGACTGGCACGGCTTTGACTGA
- the HSPA12B gene encoding heat shock 70 kDa protein 12B: MLAVPEMGLQGLYIGSSPERSPVPSPPGSPRTQESCGIAPLTPSQSPKPEARAPQHAPFSVVVAIDFGTTSSGYAFSFASDPEAIHMMRKWEGGDPGVAHQKTPTCLLLTPEGAFHSFGYTARDYYHDLDPEEARDWLYFEKFKMKIHSATDLTLKTQLEAVNGKKMPALEVFAHALRFFKEHALQELREQCPSLPEKDTVRWVLTVPAIWKQPAKQFMREAAYLAGLVSREDADQLLIALEPEAASVYCRKLRLHQLVDLSSRAPGSGRLGERRSIDSSFRQAREQLRRSRHSRTFLVESGVGELWAEMQAGDRYVVADCGGGTVDLTVHQLEQPHGTLKELYKASGGPYGAVGVDLAFEQLLGRIFGEDFIATFKRQRPAAWVDLTIAFEARKRTAGPHRAGALNISLPFSFIDFYRKQRGHNVETALRRSSVNFVKWSSQGMLRMTCEAMNELFQPTVSGIIQHIEALLARPEVQGVKLLFLVGGFAESAVLQHAVQAALGARGLRVVVPHDVGLTILKGAVLFGQAPGVVRVRRSPLTYGVGVLNRFVAGRHPPEKLLVRDGRRWCTDVFERFVAAEQSVALGEEVRRSYCPARPGQRRVLINLYCCAAEDARFITDPGVRKCGALSLELEPYDGASSGRREIRAAMQFGDTEIKVTAVDVSTNRSVRAAIDFLSN, encoded by the exons GCTCTAGCCCCGAGCGGTCCCCCGTGCCCAGCCCGCCCGGCTCCCCAAGGACCCAGGAAAGCTGTGGCATTGCCCCCCTCACACCCTCGCAGTCTCCA AAGCCCGAGGCCCGAGCCCCACAGCATGCTCCCTTCTCTGTGGTGGTGGCCATTGACTTTGGTACCACCTCCAGTGGCTATGCCTTCAGCTTTGCCAGTGATCCTGAAGCCATCCACATGATGAG GAAATGGGAGGGCGGGGACCCAGGAGTGGCCCACCAGAAGACCCCCACCTGCCTGCTGTTGACCCCGGAGGGTGCCTTTCACAGCTTTGGCTACACTGCCCGCGATTACTACCACGATCTGGACCCTGAGGAGGCGCGGGACTGGCTCTATTTCGAGAAGTTCAAGATGAAGATCCACAGCGCCACT GATCTCACCCTGAAGACCCAGCTAGAGGCCGTAAACGGAAAGAAAATGCCTGCCCTGGAGGTGTTCGCCCATGCCCTACGCTTCTTCAAGGAGCATGCCCTTCAG GAGCTGAGGGAGCAGTGCCCATCGCTGCCAGAGAAGGACACCGTGCGCTGGGTGTTGACGGTGCCTGCCATCTGGAAACAGCCTGCCAAGCAGTTCATGCGTGAGGCTGCCTACCTG GCTGGCCTGGTGTCGAGGGAGGATGCAGACCAACTACTCATCGCCCTGGAGCCAGAGGCTGCCTCTGTCTATTGCCGCAAGCTGCGTCTACACCAGCTCGTGGACCTAAGCAGCCGGGCTCCAGGCAGTGGACGCCTGGGTGAGCGCCGCTCCATCGATTCCAGCTTCCGGCAGG CCCGCGAGCAGCTGCGCCGGTCCCGCCACAGCCGCACGTTCCTGGTGGAGTCCGGCGTCGGAGAGCTGTGGGCAGAGATGcaagcag GAGACCGCTACGTGGTGGCAGACTGCGGGGGAGGCACGGTGGACCTGACCGTGCACCAGCTGGAGCAGCCGCATGGCACGCTAAAGGAACTCTACAAGGCATCTG GCGGCCCCTATGGCGCGGTGGGCGTGGACCTGGCTTTTGAGCAGCTGCTGGGCCGCATCTTTGGAGAAGACTTCATCGCCACCTTCAAAAGGCAACGCCCGGCAGCCTGGGTGGATCTGACCATCGCCTTTGAGGCCCGCAAACGCACGGCAGGCCCACACCGTGCAGGGGCACTCAACATCTCGCTGCCTTTCTCCTTCATTGACTTCTACCGCAAGCAGCGAGGCCACAACGTGGAGACAGCCCTGCGCCGGAGCAG CGTGAACTTCGTGAAGTGGTCCTCACAGGGGATGCTCAGGATGACTTGTGAGGCCATGAACGAGCTCTTTCAGCCCACGGTCAGTGGGATCATCCAGCACATAG AGGCGCTGCTGGCACGGCCCGAGGTGCAGGGCGTGAAGCTGCTGTTCCTGGTGGGCGGCTTTGCCGAGTCGGCTGTGCTGCAGCACGCGGTGCAGGCGGCGCTGGGCGCCCGCGGCCTGCGCGTGGTGGTCCCGCACGACGTGGGCCTCACCATCCTCAAGGGCGCGGTGCTGTTCGGGCAAGCGCCGGGCGTGGTGCGGGTGCGCCGCTCGCCGCTCACCTACGGCGTAGGCGTGCTCAACCGATTCGTGGCTGGGCGCCACCCGCCCGAGAAACTGCTGGTCCGCGACGGCCGCCGCTGGTGCACCGACGTCTTCGAGCGCTTCGTGGCCGCCGAGCAGTCGGTGGCCCTGGGTGAGGAGGTGCGGCGCAGCTATTGCCCGGCGCGCCCGGGCCAGCGGCGCGTGCTCATCAACCTGTACTGCTGCGCGGCCGAGGACGCGCGCTTCATCACAGACCCCGGCGTGCGCAAGTGCGGCGCGCTCAGCCTGGAGCTAGAGCCCTACGACGGTGCGTCCTCCGGCCGCCGCGAGATCCGCGCCGCCATGCAGTTTGGCGACACCGAGATTAAGGTCACCGCCGTCGATGTCAGCACCAATCGCTCCGTGCGCGCCGCCATCGACTTTCTTTCCAACTGA